In the Silene latifolia isolate original U9 population chromosome 1, ASM4854445v1, whole genome shotgun sequence genome, atgcttgtaggagcgtagtaaaccgcatgttgtctaaagaaacatggcccggtttatgctaatgcatgctttggtgcatagccctatgtctaattcgatgagattaagtgaaagcacgcattacgaggagtgacccaaggccgtgtgtcatgtaggccgtgagtcacccctcttgtgcacggttttctaggccaaatggcCGTGTGTGGTGtcatgtattgcgtcgtgtgtatagctttgtatttagatcgagttgtatcattaatttattgttgtgtcggcatgaaatgcctggtttgtaataggtagatcccaacggctcccccattcccccttaagccttgtttgctttgtttgtatgttgtttagatcaatcaacccacatgctaaattacaactttgacaaagttagtttagttgcatctaaaacgacatagaaattgttgtcacatgatagggttaaaacaacgtttgcatatcatacatcgtagtagctatgaccttgtttgaaattcgacacttgacttagtagaggccgttattgacgggcggggttgggtgtccttatgggcttcccaacacgtaccctcaccccttactcaagatctatggtttgtggatccgtctaaataccattggattacgagagtcattcaaatcgagtgatatagggtacaagtctttatctttaatcactcgtagtcgattggctttatgcttttcgatgaaaggtgtaaagttgacttgaacggttccaagttcccaaaaaacttggtggcgactctaatttgtcttaattcgattcgaaagaacctcgagtcgattatgcctggtgtggatcccgcggacgcagttcccgagggccttgtccacaagtaTGTTACATGCTTTCATGCTTGATTATTATCTCACGCTTAAACTCAGAGTATCAAACACGATCACACCTAGTAGCCTACCCAACGGACACCATTAATAAGACTCACCAAAGCTCCAACTCGACTCAACTGCTGCCCGACGCTCACGCCAGCAGCTCACTATCGCACACACATGACCATGACCGACCAGACCTGTCCCCAACGAGACCACCGAAAATGAGGATGTCAAGCTTACCGAAAATCGGGTCGAAACGGAGTACATATATAGTGTTGCCATTGTCCAATGCTTAAACACAATTATAAACAGCATATAACCACTCTCTAAGACATCCTATACGACCATGGTATTGTGTTGCTAAAAGACTGGAAACGCCACCTGCAAAATAGGTTAAAACAGCGGCGAAACTCCGCCGACATCGACCCAAAAAGCAGTATCTTTGAATCGCTAGTGTCCAGCCGTCAATAAGACATTAAAAGTTAAAACGACTCTAAAATGCTCTGGACTGGGCCTTAATTACGACCCTCACAAGGACCCAATACAAAACTAAGTAATGGTACGAATTTCGTATGGCAACTCGACTCCTATAACGTATAGGACCTTAACGAATCTATGCCGAAACCTTGTCTGAAACAGAGTACAATAAAAACAGCCCTACCACACAATAAAAACAACTTTAAACGGACTCCCCCATCAACCCCTTATTAACGACCAACAAAGACATGCCTTTAAAATCATAAGTCACTCTCTTGAAACCTCGCCGTCACGACGCCGAAATAGGGGTAACGAACTAATATAAATAAGACATATAGATTATGAAAGGCGGTACCTTGCAAGATTAGAGAAAGGATGCTGATGGAAAACGACGAAGCTGAGTGTGGGGTTAACAACGACGTGTAGGGACGATGTGTCTCCTCCGCTCTCTTGAGGCTGTCGTCTTATTTGTGAATGATAATACGGGAAAGGTAGCGCACAAGATATagcttattttcttataataataataataataataataataataataataataataataataataataataataataataataataataataataataataataataataataataataataataataataataataataataataataataataataataataataataataataagaacaatagtATTTAGtatataatattaattattagtATTATAGTATTAATGGGTGGGTGTggtttcttattattattataataataataataatagtgtagTAGTACTCCATAATTAAACAATATAGTTACTAATGTCGTAATCTCTCTAATATCATTATCGTTTTTTTCCTATTTCACTGCTACGCTAactaattaataacatatacATTAAAAAgtttattaaaaataattatttacTTCAAAAATACTGGGTATTATACATTGTCGGGCAGAAAGCGACGGGCACGATtgcttgtggtgggttggtgactCGCATCGCCCGCAACCTTTTTCCCAACTTTTCCCGTGACCTTCCGTATATAGATAAGGATGTAGTGATTGATATTCTTGCCATGATTGCTATGCATTGGTTAGCAAAAAACCAACGGACGTGGAAGATTGGCTTTTCCATGTCAGTGACTTTACCTTCACCTGACCTACCCCATCTTTTACCCTTGACTACTGTGTCGAGTAGGTTACCAACACCTCCACCTTTTTAACTCCTTGACCTTGCCCCTCTTGCTTCTATGAAGCGTAAGAGGCCTCCCACTGCTGTTAGGGAGACCGAAGAGGGGTCTACACAGACACAGGCTAGGCAGACATCCACGCCCACGCCCACATCCACGTCTACGCCCACGCCTATCCCTAcccctacacctacaccctctgtcCCTCAGACGGCCTTACCGGCCAATTTTGTTGCTTCTCCTTTTTTTGAGGCGTCTGAGGTCATGGACCATGGACATCATGATGCACTTTTATTAGAGATGTGCAGGAGAGCGGCTCGTATAGAGCGggatcaggcacttgccttattccctctatacgagtaccaaAAGATGAGAGGACGTCCTGTCCTTGCTGGCTGGCCACGCCCGTCCTTCTACCGGTTCCCGACGGAGGGGTACCATAGCCTGCGAGCGAGGAGGACACAGCTGAGAGGGAGGAGCGGTACAGAGCCGAGCTTGCTGCGGGAGGTCGTCcgaggaggagaggagaggaggaggaggaccccaccTACGAGCTGGTTGACGGGGAggttgacgagtagctactggtctactcacttccccggttttctgactggtttggggaagttcgtatataGTGTAAGTATTTCTTGCTTTTTAATCTTTTTCATctccattttatttattttatttgtttacatcttggCTGTATTTTTCCCGTCCTCTATTTATTCTGctagtgtatgctggaggacaatgagggcgttgtccgttttggtttggggagggttatgcatcctttgagtctgcatttgcatttttttgcattcacgtttattgcatttctccttgcattgtattttattttcaaaaaattatgaaaaatccaaaaaaatcaaaaaattcaaaaagaatatttcacgtttatttttgcatttaggtcgagtcggaacggtagatttctatgatgaaattgcactacatttagtcatttcacttaagccttgcaacaaattgatatcttattagctttttcatttgcatagtctacgagttaatgtttaatttcagTTGAACAAATAGAGTTGACCtgataattttggcaaactacttataatttctaagttttaaagccttaaaactggtgtcatttatgaccagttcatgtgggattgagagtagtatactccttgcatagcatgtttcattaatttgcacgtatatgaattTCAATTGCTTTTtacctacatacattcgggttagtggttggtgtcacatgcaggaaggtgcttacattccctttctttcatttttacccatttaactccattgttagccaaatttgccttttgacccttaactacatccaaatttagctggccttgtcaagctagtgtagtgtatgtttttgcggtaatTTGCCTAATGATCCGAATTTGGTTTGTTttgtattgatttggagttggtatatgaaaaaaaaaaggagcatGAGTTGAAAAAATGAATGATGAAAAATgatgaaaagagaaaaaaatgaaaaaaccgtggaaaagaaagagaaaaaaaaagagtttgatTGCTGACGGTTTTGCTCCTATATTCATGTtttatatcttatgaggagtatttATTTAGTTGGTGAGTTTGTGTGCCAAAATAAGGGGCACTTGTCTTTATTTCTAATGATTAAGAATCAGATATTGGTTCACTTGGTTTTGTAAGGTAGCAAGCTTGACTATTAacctcacatttccaaaaatattttgccttttcttacccattgcctcactttcccataacttttgtaagccctcggctgtgacagcctttgtttggttggagtgtatgtacggtagttagaattgtctatcatatcagttgcatgcatgtctatgtgggtcgtagtttaggtgagcaactatttttcttcttctgttatattcatatgcttaccctttgcttcatgaaagaagagtgacccgtgagagtccatttttaaaggtcttgcaaggtcgacagttcatctttattataaacatcatacaactcgtttgcatttgactgttttggctataagtgtcagtttgtttgcattaaatcggtttaggtgGACAACTtgaagctagctctgagttttattttccgttccattagttagttttgcatgtagtttactcgaggacgagtaaaggtttggtttggggaggtttgatacgtgcattttatatagtctttttaagccttttatgcacgtatttctgtgcaattctcgtagttttatattgcgaaatgccccgaatagtctactttggtttgttttaccTTAATTGCAGGAACAGACCCAAAAGTAGCAGAATCATGCCTTTTGGTTGCcacttagcatgcatttatggagatggaataATTAAAGCGGAATTGCctttgcctcgggaagcgtgaggtggtctcggaagctaaccaacGAAGTAAGGAGCTGTTTCAGTGGCATTcacctcgatcgaaggcttttgtaAGCCTTTCTGTTCGATTGAGTAGATATAGGTGgcgagaagacctcgatcgagaccctgctgtTCTCGATTGAGAGGTGTATGtttttggttcctcgatcgagtagactaaatcctcgatcgagaggtttttccatggaagtgttcgatcgagtagttctaaagtcctcgatcgagaacctttCGTTGTCAGACGTAGGATTTAATATCTTAATTATGTTTTAGGTTAAtaaaatatcttccctatataaagaGAAGACGAGATAAGGTTTAATCATCTTCTATTCAGCATATTTACTCTTAATTACTCAGTAGACACTTTTCATCCTTGTGCAACATAATCTTGTTCTCTATTTTCTGGATCCGAAACCTTTGTAATTTCTCTTTACTCTCTTCATTTAATTTAGTTTTTTCTTTGCATATCCTTAATCCTTGTTCTTAATTTCTGCTTTAATTAGTGTTATTATTGGTTTATGTCATTTCTTATTAATCGTCTTTATATCATGTCTTCCTTTGTTTCATTAATCATTGTTAATTCTATCATcgctatgagtagctaatttctctgtTGCTAGGAtcaggggagccatggtagtaaagcaATAATGCTATAATTAGATTAGACGGTTTTTGATGGTGAGAACTGATTCATattaatttaattgtaatcgtttagttgagtgcacgcttctaaactagttaatccggttaaattcagacctagatcgagagattggaatgaacagacctgttatgaacagtggACTACACTAAtaagggtgaaagctaagttagtagtttTCTAGGGCGGATAgaggaccgagaggacctttcgttcacccttctcacatcagaccgactgaccttacctttagcagaattgtgtgataCCATGGTGAACCAACATCCTagcatttctctctttatttgatcacattttatttcattttactgTTTTCATCGTTTTCTCTCTTTGCTTTACATTTCAgtcagtagtttagaaatcaaatcaaaacacccCTAATTTGTTACTGTGACGGACTaaaataacaagtagatataatagcctccctgtggagtacgatacctgacttacctctactatattagttgagccggttggtttattttttatAGGGTAGCGACAGCCGTGTCACCGGTGGTTGGGGAGTTTGCTCACGTTTTCTGAGATGAGATATCGGGGTTACCTCCTAAGAGGGACATCGACTTCAGTGTTGAACTCAAACCGGGGGCAtgacctatatctaaagcaccgtacTGAATAGGGCCTATATATTTGGAAGTGTTGAAGAAGTGATGAAcgtgtcgttgtacgctctcgaacacatttatacccaactactagcatagcaagcaagttgGGGTCAAACCGAAGGTCGgaggtactcaaattgttcaatctaattgtagttgcactaggtttgtcacaattggttgagttgatgattctaaactaataaaagcaatgaaaggtaaataaacaataaaacaagtgtgtaaacaaatgataaacaatactagggaaacatgggatcataggggaatcatggtgggatcaaacaaacaagtttcatagatgcaagaaattattattgttggaatcaatttagtgtatatcttacgatttctaggggaaacttaggtctcggagccgagtcggtcaatactttacaacacctacaagtcgacttggttttccctattcatggtgatataacataaatgagtcctaggaaggtttgggtcccggagccgagtcggtcaaaaCTGTACAACAACTACAATTGACTTAATTCCTCCTAAtcaaactatatgcatggtctaacaagccttgattttgtttatgtcttacaagtcttgttgaaaggataagagaaacatgttagattgtcaatcaagcatttcatcaaacatgacatgtgcataagttggaaaacaataagcaagcattcatatgaactcattcaGCATAAATCTTCCCCATGATTAActtccctaatcccccattaatccctagctaggaaactactcactcatgatcatggaaaacatgctaacaacggtgtcaatcatattaacaagtctaaacattatgaaggagtaaaacaataaacaaggattaagtaaagagtagcgaaattgtaccaacttaggatgatcaaatagaaagcaaagaataatagaagaaaacttgattgactgatgaagagttgtcaattctccaataataacccaatagtcttcagtTACCCAATaaaaatcttgaacaataatgaaggaaagattaaagtgcaattttgtggaatgattgagattaatctattctaatctactcctaatctaatctaagaaagcttaatCCAAACTAAGGAAGCTTTTTCTCCTTtaaatacaagaggggtatatatagtagtacaaggattaggttaactaagggtttaaatgacgattaagccccttgaaagaggattagagccttgcaagtcccaGGAGAAACCCCACGGATCCATGATTGTGAAAATCTCCCTGCATGAGAATCCGGGCGACCTGGAGCGGCGTCAGGCGTCCTGACGGgtagcttgtctatttgagttcggattgtaaaacggacgtcatttcctcatcaagactcctattggagtgattcaaaagcctagaccacttgatttttcgacgctaTTTCATTTATCACAGTTTTAGAGCCAaacaagcaactcttggttttgttccaagcaatttcctcttgtaatggctcccTTCCAATCCTTGGAGATCCTTTATGGGTCGTGGGGATCCTTAATCATTGCCcaattacttgttttattgacttaggcctttagtattggtctcctctttggtgcttggtcgttatatgctatcaatttagctccggttcactccatctagtcaagttagtgctcttctcctacaaaggacaccaaacctcatagaatatgcatagaaggaggctaaagacaagaaacgaccctaatacatactaaaaaaGCATAGGATCTAAGCTACTTAGGAGACTAAATGTCcgtaaatatccccaaaccgaacctttgctcgtcccgagtaaagaggtgactaaaactatgacctttatttatactaatctaataatatagacgatgtgagacaattagcgggtctcacttcgccccttcaactcacaacaagacatctatgaggtaagatgccttcttataaggcaaggtggggcttgccaaaatggcatccaagcatttaagcacacaaaaacaagtcaaaggatgcatctacaaaagaatagccactttcctcatctaagtggcggaaatcatctacaaggaagcaattcaagggcacacactccatcatagatattggttctcctagtcactaagtccaagaggatacaaagaagtcacctccaagttgtgttaaactaggttacctttgtccacaatagctaaatgcttttgtcaaaagtagactccctatggtgttagaaaacattgtaggatcgcggaattcccctcttgcctagacaagaagaagggtcgtcccctctccaccatgcaacaaaagtagaatcatcaatggataaaagggattcaaagtgtatgagtttcatgatagttgtttgcttttgggtttattttttcccccatttttgtagcatttgacgattaagaacattccatgccatttttgatgtttggcattttgatacttggcaatttcaattttgcatttttgaacatttttcaaagtaacctcaattgtagcaagggtacttctattaaagcataggagtctatttttactcctcttttcatttgatgcaattgcaaacatttgacattgatagcttgaactcaatttgatatttttgtgcccattcattttttgttgacaaaataagATGATAaaagtgtaagaacggttgcatggctttaaaggtcaccttagaataaacggtagtcaaggagttatcacaccaaaagatactcttgactaggtcttagtccatgggtcaaaagatagtagtatgacacatcctagggtatcttgagggtattctagcaaacaaagtctcaaggagaaaaattatctataagagccttatatacacttgtcaagcttcccaaataggcattttcacaaaaattttataACCatgaaactacatgccatgatgcaactaacatatatacaactctaatgcatatgcttctatcaactaatatggcaaataatctagatgcaaactcttagcaacacatttgttcataccgcatcaatcaaaatatagccacattgtcattaatatacaaaaaggaggaaggagattcagaaagatcataccatgcggtcttctatttccttcatgcctcgaatgtggcgtagtcgacctaatgtgataagagtgacaaacaaacaaacaaatatatacaatatatacaattctacactacaaaggaaagaacacgtttttttttgggaaaaggtAAGATTTCATTAATCTTTAAAACAGTCACCCAATACAATTTGCGACCCTAGACCACCTTTGATACCATAGCATTAGCTTTGACACAACCCGTCAAGCCAAGTACACACTCCACGAAATTTAGACTTTACATTATTACACCGAAATTTCATTTTCAACTCAACTTTACATTTTCTTACCAGCTCTTCAGGCCTACATAAAAAGCCCTCAAATCTGCATTTGTTCCTGCTACTCCAGATTTGGTACATAAGTGCTACCAAAACTGAAGCCAGAACTTTCTTTTTCTTCAAAGATTTAGTTCTTAGTTTTAACCACCAGTCAATAACCTGTGAGTCGGGTATTGTAGTCTGTAACCAATCTCCCATCAATCTGCTGCACATCCTGCTATAATCACATTTAAAGAATAAATGCTCCATACTCTCCTCCTCTGTACCACAAAGATAGCAGAGGTTGCTTTGTGCAATTCCTAATCTTACCAATTTGTCTTGGGTAAGAAGACGTCTATGAGCCACCAACCAAAGATTAAACCCATGCCTGGGTATCATGAGTTTGTTAGCTATCCACGGGTGCCAAGTTTGATCAGGTCCTTCATTTACCAGCCATGAATAACCAAGCCTAATAGTGTAAACCTCGAAATTGCCACTGAACAAATGGTGTTGCATCAAATCCTTGACCCAACAGATTTTTCTCCTTGTCCAGCTGACACCACTCCCAGGTTTATACTCTCTCCAACACTTCCCTTTCATATAAACATCATGAATCCATCTCACCCATAGGTGACCAGTCTTCCTAGCTATCCACCAAGTATATTTGGCTACAGCTGCAACATTCCACCAATACATAGATTTGAAGCCTAGACCACCTTTCTTCCGGCTTTTGCAAATTTGAGCCCAAGACACCAAAGATGGACTGTCCTTCATCTCATTACCATGCCGAAGGAACTTCCTACAAAGCTGTTCAATCTTGTTCAGGATTGTTTTTGGAAAAATAAAAATTCTTGCCCAATAGTTATGCAGCGTGCTCATGACAGACCTAATAAGCACCACACGCCCTGCATATGAGAGTTCTGTAGCACCCAGTCCTCGCATTCTAGACACCACTTTATCAGTTAAACATTGACAATCAGCCACACTTAACCTTTTTGGACTTATGTTAACCCCTAAGTATTTAAAAAGAATAGTCCCTCTTTTCATTCCTGAAATCCTTACAAGTGTAGCCATTGTACCTTCATCAACCCCATTACTATAGATATTCGATTTCTCTTGGTTCATACAAAGTCCAGAAGCTTTAGAGAAAGTTTTAAAGGCCCTCAGTAACAGCATAATTGACTTTGTATCACCTCTACTAAACATTATTAGATCATTAGCGAAACATAAGTGACACAGTTGTACTATTTTGCAGAAAGGATGATACCTCAACTCCTTTCTTTGTTGTACTCACTACAAGATTCTGCTGAGATATTCTAAGAAGATGGTAAACAAAAGGGGGGGGACATAGGATCCCCTTGACGTAGCCCTCTTTTACCATGAAAAAAACCAAATGTACTCTCATTCAAGGCAATAGAATAAGTTGGTGTAGAAACACATTGCATAATAATATCAATTGTGCTTGAAGGGAATTGCAGAGCTATCATCATGTCTTTCAGGAAGGCCCACTCAACCGAGTCATAGGCTTTTTGTAGGTCAATCTTCATCAAGACTCTAGGGGAACAGCCCTTCCTCTTGTACATTTTAATTAAGTCTTGAAAAATCAAGATATTGCCCACAATATCCCTCCACTGGATGAAAGCACTCTGGGAAGGGCTAATTATATCAAGCAGCACATGACACATTCTACTACATAACACCTTAGCAACACATTTGTAAAGTGTGTTACAACAGGCTATGGGCCTGAACTGTGCAACATTGTCAGGGACATCCACCTTTGGAATTAGTGTGAGGATAGTAGCATTGCATTCTTTCAGAAGTTTCCAAGACTCAATGGCATTCCTTACTGCAGTACAGACCTCCTTCCCCACAATATTCCAAGAATCTTTAAAGAATGACTAGTGTATCCATCTGGTCCAGGTGATTTGGAACCATGAATCGAAAACATAGCCCTTTTAACTTCCTCATCAGTCACAGGGGCAGTTAGGATACTCTGATGAGCAGCATTCACACAAGTACCCAGTCTCACAATCATAGCACTAACAGGATCAATAGGCTTAGAGGTTCCAAGTAGCTCAACATAGAAGCTTTCAAAAGCAGCTTGAATATCCTCTTGTTGAGTACAGAGGACCCCCTCCTTATTCCTCACCTGATAAACCCTATTTCTCATCCTCCTATGCCTAATACTAGCATGAAAGTAAGCAGAATTATCATCTCCCTCCTCCATCCAATGCTCC is a window encoding:
- the LOC141647174 gene encoding uncharacterized protein LOC141647174; this encodes MFSRGDTKSIMLLLRAFKTFSKASGLCMNQEKSNIYSNGVDEGTMATLVRISGMKRGTILFKYLGVNISPKRLSVADCQCLTDKVVSRMRGLGATELSYAGRVVLIRSVMSTLHNYWARIFIFPKTILNKIEQLCRKFLRHGNEMKDSPSLVSWAQICKSRKKGGLGFKSMYWWNVAAVAKYTWWIARKTGHLWVRWIHDVYMKGKCWREYKPGSGVSWTRRKICWVKDLMQHHLFSGNFEVYTIRLGYSWLVNEGPDQTWHPWIANKLMIPRHGFNLWLVAHRRLLTQDKLVRLGIAQSNLCYLCGTEEESMEHLFFKCDYSRMCSRLMGDWLQTTIPDSQVIDWWLKLRTKSLKKKKVLASVLVALMYQIWSSRNKCRFEGFLCRPEELVRKCKVELKMKFRCNNVKSKFRGVCTWLDGLCQS